In Labeo rohita strain BAU-BD-2019 unplaced genomic scaffold, IGBB_LRoh.1.0 scaffold_1010, whole genome shotgun sequence, one genomic interval encodes:
- the LOC127157221 gene encoding uncharacterized protein LOC127157221 has translation MKSRQTYDKIFEKIWGASGGWGVIMCPCGVIYSLKCDLRAESPRDFVDLLFSWKHMPNIIIYDFARGLATHANLRAPESIPIRPYEGRLAEPTQENITLARSGNLKVSLPWLEEKKSTSDPHGHPLTGSSDHYVLSDRFHKSNTKDSRDTLRKITIVPQLAGKINSQVAEQLFSKMRKNNYYLNMSQPSTHLFQMRTIIHHYNENKNKKVRTRLMKTFGSKLVMNKHGQAVLEDSDISIDEPVPTDIEMEDVTPTSMMVPTSTENEMVCNYKRLSASRVRWDCVPTPRQSAMLEWALGTGNQDETIAEVGNVVLKRKDFWTLGLDKQLEATIANSCLEVIALVAKERGFDVWTANAYVVVTWLPPYNLDPSLSFPDNIALKDSIVFPAWKPGHWMLC, from the exons ATGAAATCGAGGCAAACATATGATAAAATCTTTGAAAAAATCTGGGGTGCCTCTG GTGGTTGGGGAGTCATCATGTGCCCATGTGGTgtaatttacagtttaaaatgcgATCTTCGAGCAGAAAGCCCTCGAGATTTTGTTGATCTTCTTTTCTCATGGAAGCACATGCCGAACATCATCATTTATGACTTTGCACGCGGTTTAGCAACACACGCCAATCTAAGGGCACCAGAAAGCATTCCTATTCGTCCATATGAAGGACGCTTAGCAGAACCAACTCAAGAAAACATTACACTTGCCAGATCTGGAAATCTGAAAGTGTCCTTGCCTTGgctggaggaaaaaaagagtACAAGCGACCCTCACGGACACCCACTGACAGGATCTTCTGATCATTACGTATTATCTGACCGTTTTCACAAGAGCAATACCAAAGATAGTAGAGATACTCTGAGGAAGATCACTATAGTGCCTCAACTAGCTGGCAAAATAAATAGCCAGGTTGCAGAGCAACTGTTCTCAAAGATGAGAAAAAATAACTACTACTTGAACATGTCTCAGCCATCAACACACCTCTTTCAAATGAGGACCATAATTCACCACTATAAcgaaaacaagaacaaaaaagtGAGGACTAGATTAATGAAGACTTTTGGATCAAAATTGGTGATGAATAAGCATGGACAGGCTGTGCTGG AAGATTCTGACATCTCTATAGACGAGCCAGTCCCCACTGACATTGAGATGGAGGACGTGACCCCGACATCAATGATGGTCCCAACCAGTA CAGAAAACGAAATGGTGTGTAATTATAAACGCCTGTCTGCCAGTAGAGTTCGTTGGGATTGTGTGCCAACTCCTAGGCAATCAGCAATG CTTGAATGGGCTTTGGGGACAGGCAACCAAGATGAGACAATTGCTGAAGTTGGAAACGTGGTTCTGAAAAGGAAAGATTTCTGGACTCTTGGTCTCGATAAGCAGTTGGAGGCAACA attGCAAACAGCTGTCTTGAGGTAATTGCATTGGTGGCTAAGGAACGA GGATTTGATGTGTGGACAGCTAATGCATATGTTGTGGTGACCTGGTTGCCTCCATATAATCTGGATCCATCCTTGTCATTTCCA gATAACATTGCACTGAAAGATAGCATTGTCTTCCCTGCTTGGAAGCCAGGACACTGGATGTTGTGT TAA